Proteins from a genomic interval of Fuerstiella sp.:
- a CDS encoding nucleotide pyrophosphohydrolase, whose protein sequence is MTLNELQELIDRMYSRKDEARGVEGTFMWLMEEIGELAAALRESPKEEVAKEFADVLAWLATIANVAGINLSEAVELKYGSGCPGCGLMVCECCDQEKP, encoded by the coding sequence ATGACACTGAACGAACTTCAGGAACTCATTGATCGCATGTACTCCCGAAAAGACGAGGCCCGCGGAGTTGAAGGCACCTTCATGTGGCTGATGGAAGAGATTGGTGAACTGGCTGCGGCGCTGAGAGAATCGCCAAAAGAAGAAGTCGCCAAAGAGTTCGCGGATGTTCTGGCATGGCTGGCAACAATCGCCAACGTGGCCGGCATCAATCTGTCTGAAGCCGTTGAGCTGAAGTATGGGAGCGGATGTCCAGGCTGTGGTCTGATGGTGTGCGAATGTTGCGACCAGGAAAAGCCTTAG
- the nth gene encoding endonuclease III produces the protein MARRTTATNKDVTEKRRAQVRKVIRRLKKEFPEAECALQHESAFQLLVATILSAQCTDVRVNMATPELFRKYPDAVRLARASQPAVEKIVKPLGFFRNKAGNIRLMAKSLVDNFGGNVPQDIEDLVALPGVGRKTASVVLGTWYGIPSGVVVDTHVKRISALLGLTKSNNPDIIERNLMEVIPKKEWIEYSHRIILHGRKTCIARRPRCSECVLLSVCPRVGLSEDL, from the coding sequence ATGGCCAGACGAACGACTGCAACAAACAAAGACGTCACCGAAAAACGCCGGGCGCAAGTACGCAAAGTTATTCGCCGACTGAAGAAAGAATTTCCGGAAGCAGAATGCGCTCTACAGCATGAATCAGCATTTCAGCTGCTGGTGGCCACGATTCTGTCGGCGCAGTGCACCGACGTACGAGTCAACATGGCGACACCGGAGCTGTTTCGAAAGTATCCGGATGCGGTTCGCCTGGCCCGGGCTTCTCAGCCCGCTGTTGAAAAAATCGTAAAACCACTGGGGTTCTTTCGTAACAAGGCAGGAAATATCCGATTAATGGCCAAATCGCTGGTAGACAACTTCGGCGGGAATGTCCCGCAGGATATTGAGGATCTGGTTGCCCTGCCCGGCGTCGGACGTAAGACAGCCAGTGTTGTTTTGGGAACCTGGTACGGAATTCCGTCGGGTGTGGTGGTGGACACACACGTCAAACGTATTTCCGCTCTTCTGGGACTGACCAAGTCAAACAATCCCGACATCATCGAACGAAATCTGATGGAAGTGATTCCAAAGAAAGAATGGATTGAATATTCGCACCGCATCATTCTTCATGGTCGAAAGACGTGTATCGCCCGTCGACCTCGCTGCAGCGAATGCGTTCTGCTGTCTGTGTGTCCGCGAGTCGGTCTGTCCGAAGATCTCTGA
- a CDS encoding DUF1552 domain-containing protein has translation MVHRFSRRTFLRGTGVSMALPWMESRSVWGDEATGSASQAPIRLGVLFSGNGFTKNEWTASGQGTQMELGQVLTPLNGFREKLLFIRGLYNAEALKGGIHSSQTGNLLSGAPLSSGGEIRSGTSFDQLIAQRYGHSTKVPSLVLGCERSNPGIHKDYSMIYSSHISWSSPTAPTPLEIYPALAFDQLFKDEVQRGQRSVLDAVLTEAKGFRQQISSIDRRKLDEYLNSVREVEKRIEQAGRRGELQGWRPTLDKPNMPRPPEGIPQTIVEHMRLMCDILVLAFQTDTTRVCTLKLNNDHSALQFPHLGVEIGHHELSHRNNAKWLKVNQFMLEQFGYIAERLDAIQEGERTALDNSMLMYCSSMMTGGHDATQLPVVLLGGAGGQLQGGRVLDYLGRPDRQMCNLYLSMLDRYGIHLDRFGDSTERLMDV, from the coding sequence ATGGTACATCGCTTCTCTCGTCGAACGTTTCTGCGCGGAACGGGTGTCAGCATGGCGTTGCCGTGGATGGAATCACGTTCGGTGTGGGGAGACGAAGCCACCGGTTCCGCCAGTCAGGCACCGATTCGTCTGGGTGTGCTGTTTTCCGGCAACGGGTTTACGAAGAATGAGTGGACAGCCAGTGGCCAGGGAACTCAGATGGAGCTTGGCCAGGTACTCACACCACTGAACGGTTTTCGAGAAAAGCTGCTGTTCATTCGGGGACTGTACAATGCCGAAGCCCTGAAAGGGGGGATTCACAGTTCACAAACCGGCAATCTGCTTTCCGGGGCACCGCTTTCGTCGGGCGGGGAGATTCGTTCGGGCACCAGCTTCGATCAGCTGATTGCTCAGCGTTACGGACACTCAACTAAGGTGCCAAGTCTGGTTCTTGGATGCGAAAGATCAAATCCGGGGATCCACAAAGACTATTCAATGATCTACAGCTCTCATATTTCCTGGAGCTCTCCAACCGCTCCGACTCCTCTGGAAATCTATCCGGCACTCGCATTCGATCAGTTGTTCAAGGATGAGGTGCAGCGCGGGCAAAGGAGCGTGCTCGATGCGGTACTCACCGAAGCGAAAGGGTTTCGTCAGCAAATCAGTTCCATCGACCGGCGTAAACTCGACGAGTACCTTAACTCAGTGCGTGAAGTGGAAAAGCGTATTGAACAGGCCGGTCGCAGAGGTGAGTTGCAGGGGTGGCGGCCGACGCTCGATAAACCCAACATGCCGAGACCTCCGGAAGGAATTCCACAGACAATTGTGGAGCACATGCGCCTGATGTGTGACATTCTGGTCCTGGCGTTTCAAACCGACACGACTCGCGTTTGTACACTGAAACTTAACAACGATCACAGTGCTCTTCAGTTTCCGCACCTGGGGGTCGAAATCGGACACCATGAACTCTCGCATCGTAACAATGCTAAATGGCTGAAAGTCAATCAGTTCATGCTGGAACAGTTTGGCTATATCGCAGAAAGGCTGGATGCCATTCAGGAAGGTGAGCGTACCGCGCTGGACAATTCCATGTTGATGTACTGTTCCAGCATGATGACCGGAGGTCATGATGCCACGCAACTGCCTGTCGTGCTGCTGGGGGGCGCCGGCGGGCAGCTTCAGGGCGGTCGGGTTCTTGATTATCTGGGCAGGCCGGACAGACAGATGTGTAATCTCTACCTTTCGATGCTCGACAGATACGGCATCCATCTGGATCGGTTTGGTGACTCCACCGAACGATTGATGGACGTATGA
- a CDS encoding DUF1592 domain-containing protein, giving the protein MVLRYSAVCLFLVTSFAAGEESLSFRSLAERYQSEVRPLMQRFCLDCHSARQREGELDLEQFGKLTDVRRSPETWLRIVEMLDNGEMPPDGSTQPSVQEKMKLRGWIEGYLRTEARAGAGDPGRVVLRRLTNAEYRYTTLDLTGVDLNPARDFPTNSAAGEGFTNTGIAMVMSPAMLQKYFDAGTEIAAHAVLLPDGFRFSRHSSRDDWRNEILTQIREFYSQFVSAEKLGDFQSNLRFSLGQAGSPPLEKYLAATLDERTAITTGKRSIATVAGRRGLNARYLNTLWSSLTESKSSLILDKLRSHWRGSGTEDAEALVAEIVGWQEGLWTFGPVGLYGKKGAPARWMQPVNPLVTQQNIRLSFEISETSNPANPDEEELVISLVVTDAGDGNDHDFVVFQQPRLVVQGQADIYLKSLTQTGLDPGMFGSHPDGRAIDTASICVQAPSVVRFRLPVELATGREFVTTAVLEQETGLEGSVQVLPFRHSVGDAPSIRSGLVTCEVDTEFTKTGVLVAGRDRNVSFSGAILVSDNSTARRRIETAMDDYRSVFPAALCYTQIVPVDEILTMTLFHREDNHLVRLMLDEEQIARLDRLWEELLYVSHSPLMRLDAMELVLEVLAGNEAPDFKARYNLFKPMHAPLVKRAAEFRQTLVRHESVQIDALIDFAGRAWRRPLTDVEVDRLRELYHQLRRQDLSHDEAFRLTLARVFVASPFLYRFENVPAGSGTTEVSEWELANRLSYFLWSSMPDMKLREAARKGQLVRSPQTIDTPGNTDTSSASGKTHAELLRQTTRMLSDARVRGLATEFACQWMDTYQFGSLGRKSEKYFPEFLDIRGDLHEESILFFTDLFRNDGSLLSLLEADHTFVNERLARFYGIPQVEGSAWRRVDGMHKYGRGGILGMAVTLAKHSGAARTSPILRGNWVSEVLLGEKLPRPPKNVPQLAATVPEGLTERQLIEQHSSDPACAKCHVRIDPFGFALEKFDTVGRRRGTDALIDVRTTLPDGTSIQGLSGLRDYLLNRRRNTFVYQFCRKFLGYALGREVQLSDEPLLEKMQRKLRKNDYRVSVAVKTIVLSDQFRRIRGMSYNR; this is encoded by the coding sequence ATGGTGCTGCGGTACAGTGCGGTTTGCCTTTTTCTGGTAACGTCATTTGCCGCCGGCGAAGAGAGTTTGTCATTCAGGTCGCTCGCTGAACGCTACCAAAGTGAAGTTCGCCCTCTGATGCAACGATTCTGTCTGGACTGTCACTCTGCCAGACAGCGCGAAGGGGAGTTGGATCTGGAGCAGTTCGGGAAGCTGACGGACGTGCGGCGATCCCCCGAGACGTGGCTGCGGATTGTGGAAATGCTCGATAACGGTGAGATGCCTCCCGACGGTTCCACTCAGCCTTCCGTTCAGGAAAAAATGAAGCTGCGAGGCTGGATTGAAGGTTATCTTCGCACCGAAGCACGGGCCGGTGCCGGTGATCCGGGACGTGTGGTGCTGAGGCGGCTAACGAACGCGGAATACAGGTACACGACTCTTGATCTGACGGGCGTCGACTTAAATCCCGCCCGAGATTTTCCGACCAACAGTGCGGCGGGCGAAGGGTTTACCAATACGGGAATCGCGATGGTGATGTCCCCAGCGATGCTCCAGAAGTATTTTGATGCCGGCACAGAAATCGCTGCACATGCCGTGCTGCTCCCGGACGGATTTCGGTTCTCCCGTCATTCAAGTCGGGACGACTGGAGGAACGAAATTCTGACACAGATTCGGGAGTTTTACAGCCAATTCGTTTCCGCGGAGAAACTTGGGGACTTCCAGAGTAATCTTCGTTTCAGTCTTGGACAGGCGGGGAGCCCGCCACTCGAGAAATATCTTGCGGCGACGCTTGATGAGCGGACAGCAATCACGACAGGGAAGCGGAGTATCGCAACGGTCGCCGGACGGCGCGGTCTGAATGCCAGGTATCTCAACACGCTCTGGTCGAGTCTGACAGAATCGAAGTCCTCACTCATTCTGGACAAACTTCGTTCTCACTGGCGTGGTTCAGGGACCGAGGATGCCGAAGCACTTGTCGCTGAGATCGTCGGTTGGCAGGAGGGACTGTGGACGTTTGGTCCGGTTGGGCTGTATGGAAAGAAGGGGGCTCCGGCACGATGGATGCAACCTGTCAATCCATTGGTCACACAGCAGAATATACGTCTGTCGTTTGAGATATCGGAAACGTCGAACCCTGCGAATCCGGATGAAGAAGAATTGGTGATCTCACTGGTGGTCACCGATGCAGGAGACGGGAATGACCACGACTTCGTTGTATTTCAGCAGCCGAGACTTGTCGTCCAAGGGCAGGCAGATATCTATCTGAAGTCTCTGACCCAGACCGGTCTCGACCCCGGGATGTTCGGCAGCCATCCCGACGGAAGGGCGATCGATACTGCCTCTATCTGTGTTCAGGCACCGTCGGTGGTCAGGTTTCGTCTTCCGGTTGAGTTGGCAACCGGCCGCGAATTTGTCACGACGGCCGTACTGGAGCAGGAAACGGGACTTGAAGGATCTGTACAGGTTTTGCCTTTCAGGCATTCCGTCGGAGATGCACCATCAATCAGGTCCGGACTGGTGACCTGCGAAGTTGACACAGAGTTCACAAAGACGGGTGTTCTGGTCGCAGGGCGTGACCGGAATGTTTCCTTCAGCGGAGCAATTCTTGTCAGTGATAACAGTACTGCCCGTCGGCGGATTGAAACAGCCATGGACGACTACCGCAGCGTGTTCCCGGCAGCACTTTGTTATACCCAGATTGTGCCCGTGGATGAAATTCTCACGATGACACTGTTTCACCGCGAAGATAATCACCTTGTACGGCTGATGCTCGATGAGGAACAGATTGCCCGGCTTGATCGACTGTGGGAAGAACTGCTCTATGTCAGCCACAGTCCGCTGATGCGACTGGATGCGATGGAATTGGTTCTTGAAGTGCTGGCCGGGAACGAGGCTCCGGACTTTAAGGCCCGATACAATTTGTTTAAACCAATGCATGCGCCGTTAGTGAAACGCGCTGCTGAGTTCCGGCAGACACTGGTCCGTCACGAGTCAGTCCAGATTGATGCGCTCATCGACTTTGCCGGCCGCGCATGGCGTCGTCCGTTGACAGACGTGGAAGTCGACAGACTGCGTGAACTGTATCATCAGCTGCGCCGGCAGGACCTTTCACATGACGAAGCGTTTCGGCTGACACTGGCCCGGGTGTTCGTTGCGTCCCCGTTTTTGTACCGGTTCGAAAACGTACCGGCGGGCTCAGGGACCACTGAAGTCTCAGAATGGGAACTCGCCAACCGACTCAGCTATTTCCTGTGGTCGTCGATGCCCGATATGAAGTTGCGGGAAGCGGCGAGAAAAGGACAGCTAGTCCGGAGTCCTCAAACTATCGATACTCCGGGTAATACAGACACATCTTCAGCTTCCGGCAAGACCCACGCTGAATTGCTGCGGCAGACGACTCGCATGCTTTCGGATGCTCGTGTAAGGGGGCTGGCGACGGAGTTTGCCTGTCAGTGGATGGATACCTATCAATTTGGATCGCTCGGCAGAAAAAGCGAGAAATATTTTCCCGAATTTCTCGATATTCGCGGGGATCTGCATGAAGAATCGATTCTGTTTTTTACCGATTTGTTCCGAAACGACGGTTCGCTGTTAAGTCTGCTCGAAGCAGATCACACTTTTGTGAACGAACGGCTGGCCCGGTTCTACGGGATTCCGCAAGTTGAAGGTTCGGCGTGGCGCCGTGTCGATGGGATGCACAAGTACGGACGTGGCGGAATTCTGGGGATGGCAGTGACACTCGCGAAGCATTCGGGTGCGGCACGCACCAGTCCGATTCTGCGCGGCAATTGGGTCAGTGAAGTGTTGCTCGGTGAGAAACTGCCACGTCCGCCAAAGAATGTTCCGCAGCTTGCTGCGACTGTTCCGGAGGGTTTGACCGAGCGTCAGTTGATTGAGCAGCACAGTAGTGATCCGGCCTGCGCCAAGTGTCATGTTCGTATCGACCCGTTCGGATTTGCCCTGGAGAAATTCGATACCGTCGGTCGGCGACGCGGTACTGACGCATTGATCGATGTCCGGACCACTCTGCCTGACGGGACTTCAATCCAGGGGCTTTCCGGACTACGGGATTATCTGCTTAACCGGCGTCGCAACACGTTTGTTTATCAGTTCTGTCGAAAGTTTCTGGGCTATGCGCTCGGTCGGGAAGTGCAGCTTTCTGACGAGCCGTTACTTGAAAAAATGCAGCGGAAGCTCCGGAAAAACGACTATCGAGTCTCCGTCGCTGTGAAAACGATCGTTTTGAGTGATCAATTTCGCAGAATTCGGGGTATGTCGTATAATCGATAG
- a CDS encoding ABC transporter ATP-binding protein → MSSEPNPVVNIQNLTKRFGDFVAVDQLNLSLDKGDILGFIGHNGAGKTTTIRVLVGLTRPTSGTAHIAGADCAREAQKVRRLVGYMPDRFASYDNMRVTEYLDFFGAAFGISTRQRRLRIAEVLELTNATWMQDRYVEDLSHGMQQRVGIARTLLHNPEVLILDEPANGLDPTARIEMREILLRLAEEGRTLIVTSHILPELARICDRVAILAGGQLKAFGTLQEVSRELSPRRTMEIELLDAGQVPSVAAQVRSALEDRGEVTPSETEAVVRFRTAVSDDQLSLLLQQLIRNGTRISQFREVAGDLEDIFISVTQQAGASQAGESTCVETTEQKS, encoded by the coding sequence GTGAGTAGTGAACCGAATCCTGTTGTCAACATCCAAAACCTGACCAAACGGTTTGGTGATTTCGTGGCTGTTGATCAGTTGAACCTCTCGCTCGATAAAGGCGACATCCTTGGCTTCATCGGACATAACGGAGCAGGAAAGACCACAACGATTCGGGTCCTTGTCGGTCTCACTCGCCCCACTTCAGGGACGGCTCATATCGCCGGAGCCGACTGTGCCCGGGAAGCTCAGAAAGTGCGACGACTGGTGGGTTACATGCCCGACCGGTTCGCCTCGTACGACAACATGCGCGTCACCGAATATCTTGACTTCTTCGGTGCAGCGTTCGGAATTTCCACCAGACAGCGACGACTGCGGATTGCTGAAGTGCTGGAACTGACAAACGCCACATGGATGCAGGATCGGTATGTGGAAGACCTGAGTCACGGAATGCAGCAGCGTGTCGGAATCGCTCGCACCCTGCTGCACAACCCGGAGGTGCTGATCCTGGACGAGCCGGCAAACGGACTTGATCCGACGGCCCGGATCGAAATGCGGGAAATTCTGCTGAGACTGGCAGAAGAAGGCCGCACACTCATTGTCACCAGCCACATCCTGCCCGAGTTGGCAAGGATTTGTGATCGCGTGGCAATTCTGGCCGGCGGACAGCTGAAGGCATTTGGAACACTGCAGGAAGTCAGCCGCGAACTGTCGCCCCGACGTACAATGGAAATCGAACTCCTGGACGCCGGTCAGGTTCCGTCAGTAGCCGCACAGGTTCGATCTGCACTGGAGGATCGTGGTGAAGTCACGCCGTCCGAAACAGAAGCAGTCGTGAGGTTCCGAACCGCCGTATCGGATGATCAGTTGTCTCTCCTGCTGCAGCAACTCATCCGGAATGGCACACGAATTTCTCAGTTTCGTGAAGTGGCGGGAGATCTTGAGGACATCTTTATTAGTGTGACTCAGCAGGCCGGTGCATCTCAGGCCGGAGAATCGACGTGTGTGGAAACGACGGAGCAAAAGTCATGA